One Pseudorasbora parva isolate DD20220531a chromosome 4, ASM2467924v1, whole genome shotgun sequence genomic region harbors:
- the helt gene encoding hairy and enhancer of split-related protein helt, whose amino-acid sequence MNARALYKWLPPVSSSQSEASGKSSAYTVRLQYFHNFTIIFPSLYQMMASKMKDRKKTPVSHKVIEKRRRDRINRCLNELGKTVPMALAKQNSGKLEKAEILEMTVQYLRALHSADFPRGREKGELLTEFANYFHYGYHECMKNLVHYLTTVERMETKDTKYARILAFLQSKVVTEPVFGSLGTISPDPTDLLCQLEYQSPSPTESVFQQSPPGHFSWHSSTRSPTLAYPAMSQHSGYLSPVQGLDHHYMNFIGHSHPNAFSLHNVQHAAL is encoded by the exons ATGAATGCGCGAGCGCTTTATAAGTGGCTGCCTCCAGTCAGCTCATCTCAGTCTGAAGCGTCTGGAAAGAGCAGCGCGTACACAGTCCGGCTGCAATATTTTCACAATTTTACCATCATTTTTCCTAGTTTGTACCAAATGATGGCGTCAAAGATGAAGGATCGCAAG AAAACTCCTGTTTCTCACAAGGTCATTGAGAAAAGAAGAAGAGACCGAATCAACAGATGTCTTAACGAGTTGGGAAAGACAGTTCCAATGGCACTGGCTAAACAG AACTCTGGGAAACTCGAGAAAGCAGAAATCCTGGAAATGACGGTGCAGTATCTGCGCGCGCTCCACTCCGCAGACTTCCCGCGCGGGAGAGAAAAGG GAGAACTGCTGACAGAATTTGCGAACTACTTCCACTACGGCTATCACGAGTGCATGAAGAACCTCGTTCACTACCTGACCACAGTGGAGCGAATGGAGACCAAAGACACCAAGTACGCACGGATTCTCGCGTTCCTGCAGTCCAAAGTCGTCACCGAGCCAGTGTTCGGCTCGTTAGGTACCATCTCACCAGACCCCACGGACCTTCTGTGCCAGCTGGAGTACCAGAGTCCAAGTCCAACCGAGTCGGTGTTTCAGCAGAGCCCACCCGGACACTTTTCCTGGCACAGCTCGACGCGGAGCCCCACGCTCGCGTATCCAGCGATGTCTCAGCACAGTGGATACTTATCACCGGTTCAGGGACTCGATCATCATTACATGAACTTCATCGGGCACTCACACCCCAATGCCTTCAGTTTACACAACGTACAACACGCTGCTCTGTAA